In the genome of Anopheles ziemanni unplaced genomic scaffold, idAnoZiCoDA_A2_x.2 scaffold_12_ctg1, whole genome shotgun sequence, the window CAGCAGCAGCCGACCCAAACAGCATCAAATCAATCGCTTGGAAGCCTACATCCTAATAATTTCTTTAAAGAATGCAACACGTATGAACCTTTGGACGAGCATATCGCATCGGTTGACTTTGATTTGGATTTTCTTTCATGTGTTAGTGAACCCCAGAAACATTCCGCATTGCCAGATATTTCAACAAACCACATACAGGAGCTCCAGCACTGTGGAAGCTTTACGGGATCGTTTGATACGCGGTTCATTGACGATATTCTACAGGAGCTTTTACCACCTTCATCTGATCATTTGACTAATTCATTACAGCCGACAACAGAATCTACGTTGCCACCGGAAGTTCCTCGTTCCACAGAGGTAAACATGTTTGAAAGCGTTCAagtaacacaaacacattctacAGGCCGAAAGctggaaaaatgtttgaaagaatttaaaaaaccacTCACAAATGATCCCGTATCCAAAACACCTTCACACCCAAAAACCGATGCACAACCATACAAGGTGGAAAATCTCTCTCCAACGAGACTAAGGATAAAGAAAATGGCTTCGCATAAGGGCAAAGATCAGCCCAAAGCGGCGCGCTACAGTGAACTAAACGTAATCCACCATGGTCAGGCAAATTGCATGAAGAAACTGCAAACTTCCGTAAAAGGCAAATCAATTAAACCATTAGAATTTCTGCATCATCTTAACACCCAACCGAAGCCAAAGAGGAACTCCAATCCAGCAAATGTGCAGAAGATGTTGAGTTTTATAAAGCGtagtatgaaaaatcgtcagCAAATAGATAGCACCTGTTCGAAAGTAAAAGAATGTAATGTTAACATAGATGCATCAACCTCCAACATACAATCATCAGGACGCATAACTAGTgatgaaattattattattagacCAACAATCATTGAAGCCAAGCCAAGTCATACCGCGTCATCAAGTGGAATGGACCTATTGTTTTAATTGAGAGAATAATGTAATTTAAGCTTGCCTGATGATAATAAAACGAAGAACGGggatgtatttattttaaaaaaatcatatctcaTTTGTTGTAAGATGTAAACGTTCAGCAAAATATTCTTCGCGAGCAACTCCTATTATTGCACAAGCAATGCGATTTCCAGAATTACCCGTTGTTTTACTATAGTCATGGCCACCACGCCCCAAATCATCTTCAAATTCCGTTATGGACAGCGTCCTACCTATAACGCTGCGTTCACCTATTAGCGTTATTTTATGGTCGGCAATTTGTATCTTCGCAAGTCCAGTGCCATGCGCCACAATGTTTCCGAGATCACCGATGTGACAATTGGAATCTTCTGGTGCACCGTGATCATTACCATCCGGATTGTAGTGCGGTCCTGTTGAAAGGCAGCCTCGGGAGAAATCTCCAAACTCGTGAATATGGAGTCCATGCTTCCCGGGGCGAAGTCCCTCAACCGCACCGGTAATAGCCACTGATGCGCCCTAGAATCGAAAGGTAAACATCCAAAACCCAGTaatgcttgtttgttttgatttacaTTCCTTCAGAACacatttttgtaatttaattaattcatttttattcgctCAAAATAGGATTTATCATAGATGACCACAGCTCGGCTCTCTGAACGCAGTGTCATACAGAGGTTTGAGAGTTTAAACAGAAAAACCCAGATAACCGAAATAGTTAGTACATATAGAGCTGAAgagtaaaacaaatataatgCATTCAATGGCGCGAACGAATGAATAATTCACTTGGTTATTGTTCGATAAGGAATGAATAAAGAACTGGTTTATGCTTTGCACATTCCAATGACACCGCAAGCCAATCGAGCACCGGCATTGCCGGTCGTTTTGCTGAGCTCGTGTCCTCCTAGGCCTAAATCATCCGGATCGGCGTGAACAACCAGTGAGCGGCCAACGACGTTCATCGCTCCACTCAACGTGATCTGGCTGACCGCAAGATCTACCTTCGCCTCACCGTCCGCATCAGCCACTATGTTACCCATGTCACCGGCGTGGCGCTCCTCGGCTTCCGGAGCACCATGCGTTTTACCGTGAGGATTGAAATGGGCGCCTGTGGACATGCAGCCATTCGTATTGTCGCCGAACTCGTGAATATGAAAACCATGATTGCCAGGTTTGAGACCGGTTACCGTACCGGTAACCTTCACTGGCTCCGATTCCGCCTGCAATGTTATGAATGGTTTGAGTAGAATTATTAGTTCGATTGCATGAGACGTTATCAAACAAACGCTTAATGTGCTAAAACATTATAGGAAATAACAGATCATTATAAATCTAGCCGTACAACTATTAGAAAGAGGCTCTCGAAGCCGCGCTACGAACGAGAGGTTTTTCTAAGCTATTTTAGCTTTCACTGCCAATATGCAGATTCTATGGTATCGCCAtctgtcggaaaagtttgcaaccaaatcttgctcaaccaaaaaattttggttgcaacctcgccaatgtttgacaattcaatattacctagtacagaaatggtaaacaaCCCAGTATACCAAGCGTAAACAACcattcgcattcaaacacaactggtgttgtttatttttaatgtaaaaacgagtatagaatgaaatttaaaacaatgttgtcgtcgccaacttgtcgacaacttgcgctgatacttcacacatgagcaatgccaaggtaagctattctgacagaaaaacaGAGGTTGTCAAGTATTGCTTTGGTATTACCTTGGCAGGCATTGCTCAGGTGTGCAAGAGTTTTTACATCCAACTTGGCCACACCTGCCtccttaacactagaatccaaattggggtcattttgaccctaacgcagttttcgattttaatatctcgaaaacggctgaatattttttcataaaaaaataaggcttttcttaaaatccagagctatatctaaaacaaaaattcatttcaaaattcagatttttctgtttgatcagttccgagaaccaacttgactatacctagaatgctttttaggggtcattttgacccctacttgtaaaacgctataacttcactatttttcaaaaattttcaaatccgtaaactgttactttttagtatatttgttgactatcttttgacgtttttggtttttcgatgcatttcttcataattccgctagctcggtgtatagcaaaagcggtcgaaattgcgttttttcagcttttattcattcaaaaccTCTAATGTAAatctagaaaaaaagtgtgcgctaaaAATTTAGtatgttgagcaacatttaaaaaataaattaatatttttgccATTACAAATGACTCCAGAAATTGACctcaaagattaaaaataacgccaattcccatagtaacgcatcgcgcataacgcttcgaaatGCTCGCGCACGGAATAACGGAACAAAGCGCAGAACGGAAACTacctatggaaaatgttaaaatccacaACTTCATgatcaatttgtggcgttgtttgttaatttaaaaatatggaatatatcaacatcatagcgcacacttttttctgaatttacatgatacattttgaaagaataaaagttgaaaaggattttaATTCGACTCATACcgatcttttttgctatacaccgagctagcgcaATGATGAAGGggtacatcaaaaaattaaaaacgccaaaagatagtcaataaatatactaaaacttaacagtttacggatttggaaaatcttcaaaaatagtgaagttatagcgttttcaaaataggggtcaaaatgacccctaaaaagcattcgggcaagtttccaaagcaatgtattctagtgttaagggcttacaagaccgTTTCCCTtatgtacgtggatagtcagcccggttgacagaaattgacattgttgctggtactatgtagttccagcaagagtcccagcaatctgccatggaaaaacttgctggtactacatgacagctgcaaaaaaattgaatttttgtcaaccgggagtCCTTTCGTACAGGGGATGGTCGGTTGGATTTCAAACCCCCGGTTGGgttcccggttgacagaaattgacattgttgctggtactatgtagttccagcaagagtcccagcaatctgccatggaaaaacttgctggtactacatgacagctgcaaaaaatttgaatttttgtcaaccgggtattgtaccagtttctcTGCTGCACAGCACGTGAAACCGGGTactgcaacctttgcaaacagTTAAATGTTGTCAGTTAgtcagtcaactgtcaaaatgtgcgtaaatgttttttcggtcgtcgagtgacaaaaagatttgcaaaaatgtgCGCACCTGGTATTGAATTCAAGCGCATGAAATATAATTGTTTGCGATGATGTTTAATATTTGTTCCAAAGATTTCGGTGAACACATTACCTCTCTGCTACTTTTTACAGTTTGGTTAATAATCGCCATTcacattattgaaacaaacagaaccgtGCAGCGATTGCTACCAATTTCGAACGCTTGTAAATCTGGAGACCGCTACATTGCTCAGCAATCAGCTGTGCCAaaacaaagaataaaaatcataacacatacaaacaaacacaggtCCAATAAGAGTGAAAGACATAGCACATTTGAGGCATGCTCTTTTTGCACACAGCAGAAAGCATTGAAAGAGAATCCTCAACACGCATACAATGCATATGCCTTCCGCTTCACGCACACCTTCAACCGGTTTTTATTTCGCGTTAACAGCAAATGCATGACCcaatgaggaagaaagagtCAGGGCATAGCATCAATAGCAGCTATCTCGATCTTGTCCACAGTAGAGTTTCGTGGAGATGGgattctccctacccctcgcctgtaaaatgaactgattcgagcaaaaccgttcgctGGGTTGTTTCAAGATCAGCAATTTTACCGAAAGTAAGATTTTCCGGGCTACTTGATTTTTACGAAATGTTACCGTGTGGAAAAATGACTAAAACAGCTAATTTGCTAATAATTTTTATGGACCAATTTTTACGGCACACCCTTCAAATTAATGATCTTATTCAATTAATTACCGATTCACAaacaaccatcatcatcatcatcaattaCCGATTCCCTGGCGTATTAAATGTCAAATTCCCGATTCGCGAAATGTAAGGCAAAAATATAGGAGCTCGGAAAACTGTTCTATatgttgaaaaatcttcaaatttTAGTGTCAGCCGGACTCGACCCATACAAAAATGAGTTTTTTGTTCGCGTTGAGGAGTTTTTGAGCGAAATTGTTAGAAATGTCTAGTGGGTTCATTGAATTTacagattttttatttgttttttcgaaTTCCACCCCAGTTAAAACTGTATATTTACATCTAAGCATAACAAATACAGCGAAGCGTTTGATTCGTACTACAAGACTAAACCTAATTATGATAAGCCCAGAGATGTTGTTACTggccgtccacacggcatcgtagcgtagcgattttgacactccatcgtagtgtcaactattttATATGGTCGTGGCTATGGCCTCTCGACCATCatttacactacgacggagtgtcaaaatcgctacgctacgatgcaTTCGATGTGGACGCTGCCTTAtagcatgtttttttctcgctcgATATCTAGAATTTTAtagtaaacaataaataaaaaacatcaatGATGATAAAATAAGACAATGAAAgaagacaaaataaaaactgtgGAGGGTTTTCCAATATAAGGTAATAAATAGTTAGTCTATAGAGATTTTGCAAACCATTTTGGCAGACTGGTGGGTTATTCGAGCAGTAAACTCTCGACAAGATATTTGCTCTAGCACCAATCAGTCTTGTAAATTGAACGACACGTTACGTATTTTAAGCATGCGGACTTCACTAGCGAGCTTTACATTGGAAGTGGTGTTTTTTACGAGGAATACCAGTTGGACCATCGGTCAATTCACAGATATGCAATCCAATCCTCTTCAATGGGTGACATTTGGTCTTCGGATTTCCCCACCGACCGTTGAATTTCATCCATTTTGGCTGCG includes:
- the LOC131292881 gene encoding uncharacterized protein LOC131292881, with the translated sequence MIGSTTGAMEVLVQQISEGQYNKIKTIVKKVYINEDPAKEEIVPCPNCSQRNLHRMVRYLYLNLNEAIFKCEASDCMYPFRNFKYKNYDDNTVYQYQQQPTQTASNQSLGSLHPNNFFKECNTYEPLDEHIASVDFDLDFLSCVSEPQKHSALPDISTNHIQELQHCGSFTGSFDTRFIDDILQELLPPSSDHLTNSLQPTTESTLPPEVPRSTEVNMFESVQVTQTHSTGRKLEKCLKEFKKPLTNDPVSKTPSHPKTDAQPYKVENLSPTRLRIKKMASHKGKDQPKAARYSELNVIHHGQANCMKKLQTSVKGKSIKPLEFLHHLNTQPKPKRNSNPANVQKMLSFIKRSMKNRQQIDSTCSKVKECNVNIDASTSNIQSSGRITSDEIIIIRPTIIEAKPSHTASSSGMDLLF
- the LOC131292843 gene encoding superoxide dismutase [Cu-Zn]-like translates to MHLLLTRNKNRLKVCVKRKAYAFTLSVCLITSHAIELIILLKPFITLQAESEPVKVTGTVTGLKPGNHGFHIHEFGDNTNGCMSTGAHFNPHGKTHGAPEAEERHAGDMGNIVADADGEAKVDLAVSQITLSGAMNVVGRSLVVHADPDDLGLGGHELSKTTGNAGARLACGVIGMCKA